From one Streptomyces sp. NBC_01478 genomic stretch:
- a CDS encoding D-arabinono-1,4-lactone oxidase produces the protein MSTTASAKNGTWRNWGGTVASRPAREVTPASVEELAAAVRRAGEDGLTVKAVGSGHSFTSIAATDGVLIRPQLLTGIRNIDRDALTVTVEAGTPLKRLNMALAREGLSLTNMGDIMEQTVSGAISTGTHGTGRESASIAAQIRGLELVTADGSVLTCSEKENPDVFAAARIGLGALGVVTAITFAVEPVFLLTAREEPMTFDEVTGRFDELWAENEHFEFYWFPHTASTNTKRNNRSAGPEQPVGKVAGWFEDEFVSNGLWQVANMVGRAAPAAIPTIAQISTRAWSTRTYTDIPYKVYTSPRRVRFVEMEYAVPRAALVDALRELKAMVDRSDFRVSYPVEVRTAPADDIALSTASGRDSAYIAVHMFKGTPYQAYFTAAERILTAHEGRPHWGKVHTRDAEYLAGVYPRFGEFTALRDRLDPDRRFQNDYLRRVLGQ, from the coding sequence TTGAGCACCACAGCGAGCGCGAAGAACGGCACGTGGCGTAACTGGGGCGGCACGGTCGCGTCCCGTCCCGCGCGGGAGGTCACGCCCGCTTCAGTCGAGGAACTGGCCGCGGCCGTACGGAGGGCCGGTGAGGACGGGCTGACGGTGAAGGCCGTCGGATCCGGGCACTCCTTCACGTCGATCGCCGCCACCGACGGTGTGTTGATCCGCCCTCAACTGTTGACCGGCATCCGCAACATTGATCGCGATGCCTTGACGGTCACGGTCGAGGCGGGCACCCCGCTCAAGAGACTCAACATGGCTCTCGCGCGCGAGGGTCTGTCGCTCACGAACATGGGCGACATCATGGAGCAGACGGTCTCCGGCGCGATCAGCACCGGCACGCACGGCACCGGCCGTGAGTCGGCGTCGATAGCCGCCCAGATCAGGGGTCTTGAGCTGGTCACGGCGGACGGCTCGGTGCTCACCTGCTCCGAGAAGGAGAACCCGGACGTGTTCGCGGCCGCCCGGATAGGCCTCGGCGCCCTGGGCGTCGTCACGGCGATCACGTTCGCCGTGGAGCCCGTCTTCCTGCTCACGGCCCGCGAGGAGCCGATGACCTTCGACGAGGTCACCGGACGCTTCGACGAACTCTGGGCGGAGAACGAGCACTTCGAGTTCTACTGGTTCCCGCACACCGCGAGCACCAACACCAAGCGCAACAACCGCAGCGCGGGACCGGAGCAGCCGGTGGGCAAGGTGGCCGGCTGGTTCGAGGACGAGTTCGTCTCCAACGGCCTCTGGCAGGTGGCCAACATGGTCGGCCGCGCGGCGCCCGCGGCCATTCCGACCATCGCCCAGATCTCCACCCGGGCCTGGTCCACGCGGACCTACACGGACATTCCTTACAAGGTCTACACATCGCCCCGCCGCGTGCGGTTCGTGGAGATGGAGTACGCCGTCCCGCGCGCGGCCCTGGTGGACGCGCTGCGGGAACTGAAGGCGATGGTCGACCGTTCCGACTTCAGGGTCAGCTATCCGGTCGAGGTCCGCACCGCACCGGCGGACGACATCGCCCTGTCCACCGCCTCCGGCCGGGACAGCGCCTACATCGCCGTGCACATGTTCAAGGGCACCCCCTACCAGGCGTACTTCACCGCCGCCGAGCGCATCCTCACCGCGCACGAGGGCCGGCCGCACTGGGGCAAGGTGCACACCCGGGACGCCGAGTACTTGGCCGGGGTCTACCCGCGCTTCGGCGAGTTCACGGCGCTGCGGGATCGGCTGGATCCTGATCGTCGGTTCCAGAACGACTACTTGCGGAGGGTGCTGGGTCAGTAG
- a CDS encoding MFS transporter, translating into MPSPYRALFAAPGSKGFSAAGFLGRMPLSMMGIGVVTMISQINGRYGLAGALSATIALAAAAIGPRISRWVDQYGQRRVLRPATFVALAAAAGLLLAARFEWPDWVLFVCAAGIGSVPSLGAMVRARWAAVYRGTPQLHTAYSLESVVDEVCFIFGPIISIGLSTAWFPEAGPLLAACFLAVGVFWLTAQRATEPAPHPRVRGVDGGGSALRAAGLQVLVATFVATGAIFGAVDVVTVAFADEQGHKGGASVVLALYAAGSCAAGVVFGLLRFRGAPERRWLLGICAMAVSMIPLLLVGNLPLLAVALFLAGLSIAPTMITTMSLIEEHVPRAKLTEGMTWVSTGLAVGVALGSSVAGWVIDAAGARAGYGVPVVAGAVAVAVGFLGYRRLSRPAPGRGGTVEHHSEREERHVA; encoded by the coding sequence GTGCCCAGCCCCTATCGCGCCCTGTTCGCCGCACCCGGCTCCAAGGGCTTCTCCGCCGCGGGGTTCCTCGGCCGTATGCCGCTGTCGATGATGGGCATCGGCGTGGTCACGATGATCTCCCAGATCAACGGGCGGTACGGGCTCGCGGGCGCCCTGTCGGCCACCATCGCGCTGGCCGCCGCCGCGATCGGGCCGCGGATCTCGCGCTGGGTGGACCAGTACGGGCAGCGGCGGGTGCTGCGTCCGGCGACCTTCGTCGCGCTGGCCGCGGCGGCCGGGCTGCTGCTGGCCGCCCGCTTCGAGTGGCCGGACTGGGTGCTGTTCGTGTGCGCCGCCGGGATCGGATCGGTGCCGAGCCTGGGTGCGATGGTCCGCGCGCGCTGGGCGGCCGTCTATCGGGGCACCCCGCAACTGCACACCGCGTACTCCCTGGAGTCCGTGGTCGACGAGGTGTGCTTCATCTTCGGACCGATCATCTCCATCGGACTGTCCACGGCGTGGTTCCCGGAGGCCGGTCCCCTGCTGGCCGCCTGCTTCCTTGCGGTCGGTGTCTTCTGGCTGACCGCCCAGCGCGCCACCGAGCCCGCGCCGCACCCGCGCGTGCGGGGCGTCGACGGCGGCGGCTCGGCGCTGCGGGCGGCCGGTCTCCAGGTACTGGTGGCCACCTTCGTGGCGACCGGGGCGATCTTCGGGGCGGTCGATGTCGTCACCGTCGCGTTCGCCGACGAGCAGGGCCACAAGGGCGGTGCCAGCGTGGTGCTCGCCCTGTACGCGGCGGGCTCGTGCGCGGCGGGGGTCGTGTTCGGGCTGCTGCGCTTCCGGGGAGCCCCGGAACGTCGGTGGCTGCTGGGCATATGCGCGATGGCCGTGAGTATGATCCCCCTCCTACTGGTCGGAAACTTGCCGCTTCTGGCCGTGGCGCTGTTCCTTGCGGGCCTGTCCATCGCACCCACGATGATCACGACGATGTCCCTCATAGAAGAGCACGTACCTCGCGCGAAGCTCACCGAGGGCATGACCTGGGTGAGCACCGGCCTGGCGGTCGGGGTCGCGCTCGGCTCCTCCGTCGCCGGCTGGGTGATCGACGCAGCCGGCGCGCGTGCCGGGTACGGGGTTCCGGTCGTCGCCGGTGCCGTCGCGGTCGCGGTGGGTTTCCTCGGGTACCGCCGGCTCAGCAGACCGGCGCCGGGTCGTGGAGGCACCGTTGAGCACCACAGCGAGCGCGAAGAACGGCACGTGGCGTAA
- a CDS encoding ferrochelatase, translating to MPDVLDATPYDALLLLSFGGPEGPDDVVPFLENVTRGRGIPKERLKEVGQHYFLFGGVSPINDQNRALLDALRKDFADHGLDLPVYWGNRNWAPYLTDTLREMVADGRRRILVLATSAYASYSGCRQYRENLADSLAALEAEGLDLPEVDKLRHYFNHPGFLEPMIDGVLESLADLPEDVRDGAHLAFSTHSIPTAAADSSGPVEGHGDGGAYVEEHLDVARLIADAVRERTGIDHPWQLVYQSRSGAPQIPWLEPDICDHLEERHAAGVPAVVMAPIGFVSDHMEVLYDLDTEAKAKAEELGLPVRRSATVGADPRFAAAIRELVLERAAVESGRQVTSCALGALGAGHNLCPVGCCPARAPRPAAAGADSPYA from the coding sequence ATGCCAGACGTGCTCGATGCCACCCCCTACGACGCCCTGCTCCTGCTCTCGTTCGGCGGCCCCGAAGGCCCGGACGACGTGGTTCCGTTCCTGGAGAACGTGACGCGTGGGCGAGGCATCCCCAAGGAACGCCTCAAGGAAGTGGGGCAGCACTACTTCCTGTTCGGCGGGGTCAGCCCGATCAACGACCAGAACCGCGCCCTCCTGGACGCCCTCCGCAAGGACTTCGCGGACCACGGCCTGGACCTGCCGGTCTACTGGGGCAATCGCAACTGGGCCCCGTACCTCACGGACACCCTGCGGGAGATGGTCGCCGACGGCCGCCGCCGCATCCTGGTCCTCGCCACCAGCGCCTACGCCTCGTACTCGGGCTGCCGCCAGTACCGGGAGAACCTCGCCGACTCCCTGGCCGCCCTCGAGGCCGAAGGCCTCGACCTCCCCGAGGTCGACAAACTGCGCCACTACTTCAACCACCCCGGCTTCCTGGAGCCGATGATCGACGGGGTCCTCGAATCCCTCGCCGACCTCCCCGAGGACGTTCGGGACGGCGCCCACCTCGCCTTCTCGACCCACTCCATCCCGACCGCCGCCGCGGACAGCTCCGGCCCGGTCGAGGGCCACGGGGACGGCGGGGCGTACGTCGAGGAGCACCTGGACGTGGCCCGGCTGATCGCCGACGCCGTCCGCGAGCGCACCGGAATCGACCACCCCTGGCAGCTCGTCTACCAGTCCCGCTCCGGCGCCCCGCAGATCCCCTGGCTGGAGCCCGACATCTGCGACCACCTGGAGGAGCGCCACGCGGCCGGCGTCCCCGCGGTCGTCATGGCACCCATCGGCTTCGTCTCCGACCACATGGAGGTCCTCTACGACCTCGACACGGAGGCCAAGGCCAAGGCCGAGGAACTGGGCCTGCCCGTACGCCGGTCGGCCACCGTGGGCGCCGACCCGCGCTTCGCCGCCGCGATCCGCGAACTCGTCCTGGAGCGCGCGGCCGTCGAGAGCGGACGGCAGGTCACGTCCTGCGCCCTGGGCGCACTCGGCGCCGGCCACAACCTCTGTCCGGTGGGCTGCTGCCCGGCCCGCGCCCCGCGTCCCGCCGCCGCGGGCGCCGACAGCCCCTACGCCTGA
- a CDS encoding inositol monophosphatase family protein: MTDPLHQELLALAQEAAHKAGALLRDGRPADLAVAATKSSPIDVVTEMDIAAEKLITDLISEQRPDDGFLGEEGASVTGTSGVRWVIDPLDGTVNYLYGLPTWSVSIAAELHGETVAGVVAVPMRGETFHAVLGGGAWATGAWEGERRLACRPAPPLEQALVSTGFNYVTEVRVHQAAVAQKLIPLLRDIRRGGSAAVDLCDVAAGRLDGFYERGLNPWDLGAGDLIAREAGALTGGRPGERPARDLAIAGTPGVFEPLQRLLEDFGAWHD, from the coding sequence GTGACCGACCCACTGCACCAGGAACTGCTCGCACTCGCCCAGGAGGCCGCCCACAAGGCCGGCGCCCTGCTGCGGGACGGCCGCCCGGCCGACCTCGCGGTCGCCGCCACCAAGTCCAGCCCCATCGACGTCGTCACCGAGATGGACATCGCCGCCGAGAAGCTGATCACCGACCTGATCTCCGAACAGCGCCCGGACGACGGCTTCCTGGGCGAGGAGGGCGCCTCCGTCACCGGCACCAGCGGTGTCCGCTGGGTCATCGACCCGCTCGACGGCACGGTCAACTACCTGTACGGACTGCCCACTTGGTCCGTCTCCATCGCCGCTGAGCTGCACGGTGAGACCGTCGCCGGGGTCGTTGCGGTCCCGATGCGCGGCGAGACGTTCCACGCGGTGCTCGGCGGCGGGGCGTGGGCCACGGGCGCGTGGGAGGGCGAACGCAGGCTCGCGTGCCGGCCCGCGCCGCCCCTGGAGCAGGCGTTGGTCTCGACCGGGTTCAACTACGTCACCGAGGTACGAGTCCATCAGGCCGCCGTGGCCCAGAAGTTGATCCCGCTGCTGCGTGACATCCGGCGGGGCGGATCCGCCGCGGTCGACCTGTGCGACGTGGCCGCGGGCCGGCTGGACGGCTTCTACGAGCGGGGGTTGAACCCGTGGGACCTCGGCGCGGGCGACCTGATCGCCCGTGAGGCGGGCGCCCTGACCGGTGGACGCCCGGGAGAGCGCCCCGCACGCGATCTGGCGATCGCGGGCACCCCGGGCGTCTTCGAGCCCCTCCAACGCCTCCTGGAGGACTTCGGCGCCTGGCACGACTGA
- a CDS encoding response regulator transcription factor encodes MRVLVVEDEQLLADAVATGLRREAMAVDVVYDGAAALERIGVNDYDVVVLDRDLPLVHGDDVCRKIVELGMPTRVLMLTASGDVSDRVEGLEIGADDYLPKPFAFSELTARVRALGRRTSVPLPPVLERAGIKLDPNRREVFRDGKEVQLAPKEFAVLEVLLRSEGAVVSAEQLLEKAWDENTDPFTNVVRVTVMTLRRKLGEPPVIVTVPGSGYRI; translated from the coding sequence GTGCGCGTACTCGTCGTCGAGGACGAGCAACTGCTCGCCGATGCGGTGGCCACCGGACTGCGCCGGGAGGCCATGGCCGTCGACGTCGTGTACGACGGTGCGGCCGCCCTGGAGCGCATCGGCGTCAACGACTACGACGTGGTCGTCCTCGACCGCGACCTCCCGCTCGTGCACGGCGACGACGTCTGCCGCAAGATCGTCGAGCTCGGCATGCCCACGCGCGTGCTGATGCTCACCGCGTCCGGCGACGTCAGCGACCGTGTCGAGGGCCTGGAGATCGGCGCCGACGACTATCTGCCCAAGCCCTTCGCGTTCAGCGAGCTGACGGCACGCGTGCGTGCCCTCGGCCGGCGGACGAGCGTGCCGCTGCCGCCCGTCCTGGAGCGCGCCGGCATCAAGCTGGACCCGAACCGCCGCGAGGTGTTCCGTGACGGCAAGGAAGTCCAGCTCGCGCCCAAGGAGTTCGCCGTCCTGGAGGTGCTGCTGCGCAGCGAGGGCGCCGTCGTCTCCGCGGAGCAGCTCCTGGAGAAGGCCTGGGACGAGAACACGGACCCGTTCACCAACGTCGTGCGCGTCACCGTGATGACCTTGCGCCGCAAGCTCGGTGAGCCCCCGGTCATCGTCACCGTCCCCGGTTCCGGATACCGGATCTGA
- a CDS encoding sensor histidine kinase, whose product MATTPAPPQAPPKPTWDPRRPEPPFPWLRPTIRIRLTLLYGGMFLIAGILLLSIIYLLAAQALNVGSDLPFKITEGKVTSTICDLPSSATPDVFNSAMSNCVNEQRQHALDNLLSRSLLTLLGLAVIAFAFGYAMAGRVLSPLGRITRTARAVAGSDLSRRIELDGPDDELKELADTFDEMLERLQRAFTAQQRFVGNASHELRTPLAINRTLLEVHLSDPGAPMELQQLGKTLLATNERSEQLVEGLLLLARSDNQIVERKPVDLAEVAEQAVDQVNGEAAAKGVVIRGEQKPAVVQGNGVLLERIALNLVQNAVRYNVPEDGWVEVTTEVQHGQAVLVVSNTGPVVPAYEIDNLFEPFRRLRTERTGSDKGVGLGLSIARSVARAHGGHISAQPREGGGLVMRVTLPI is encoded by the coding sequence GTGGCCACGACCCCCGCGCCTCCCCAGGCGCCCCCGAAGCCCACCTGGGACCCCAGAAGGCCCGAACCGCCGTTCCCCTGGCTGCGTCCCACCATCCGCATAAGGCTCACGCTGCTGTACGGCGGCATGTTCCTGATCGCCGGCATCCTGCTGCTGTCGATCATCTATCTGCTCGCCGCGCAGGCGCTGAACGTCGGCAGCGACCTGCCCTTCAAGATCACCGAGGGCAAGGTCACCAGCACGATCTGCGACCTGCCCTCCAGTGCCACGCCCGACGTGTTCAACAGCGCGATGAGCAACTGCGTCAACGAGCAGCGGCAGCACGCCCTGGACAACCTGCTCAGCCGCTCGCTCCTCACGCTGCTCGGCCTCGCGGTCATCGCTTTCGCCTTCGGGTACGCGATGGCGGGCCGGGTGCTGTCCCCGCTCGGCCGGATCACTCGCACCGCCCGCGCGGTGGCCGGCTCGGACCTGTCCCGCCGGATCGAGCTGGACGGCCCGGACGACGAGCTGAAGGAACTCGCGGACACCTTCGACGAGATGCTGGAGCGGCTGCAGAGGGCCTTCACCGCGCAGCAGCGCTTCGTCGGGAACGCCTCGCACGAGCTGAGGACGCCGCTGGCGATCAACCGCACGCTCCTGGAAGTGCATCTGTCCGATCCCGGCGCCCCCATGGAGCTGCAACAGCTGGGCAAGACGCTGCTGGCCACCAACGAGCGCAGCGAGCAGCTCGTCGAGGGTCTGCTGCTGCTGGCCCGCAGTGACAACCAGATCGTCGAGCGCAAGCCCGTGGACCTCGCCGAGGTCGCCGAGCAGGCCGTCGACCAGGTGAACGGCGAGGCGGCCGCCAAGGGCGTGGTGATCCGCGGCGAGCAGAAACCCGCGGTCGTCCAGGGCAACGGCGTCCTGCTGGAGCGGATCGCCCTGAACCTGGTGCAGAACGCGGTGCGCTACAACGTGCCCGAGGACGGCTGGGTCGAGGTCACCACCGAGGTCCAGCACGGCCAGGCGGTGCTGGTCGTCTCGAACACGGGTCCGGTGGTCCCGGCGTACGAGATCGACAACCTCTTCGAGCCCTTCAGGCGGCTGCGTACGGAGCGGACGGGCAGCGACAAGGGGGTCGGGCTGGGTCTGTCGATCGCGCGGTCCGTGGCGCGGGCGCACGGTGGCCATATCTCGGCCCAGCCGCGTGAGGGGGGTGGACTCGTGATGCGAGTCACCCTGCCCATCTGA
- a CDS encoding DUF4193 domain-containing protein, which translates to MATDYDTPRKTDDDVDSDSLEELKARRNDKSTSAVDVDEFEAAEGLELPGADLSNEELAVRVLPKQQDEFTCMSCFLVHHRSQLAREKNGQPICRDCD; encoded by the coding sequence ATGGCAACGGATTACGACACCCCACGCAAGACCGACGACGACGTCGACTCGGACAGCCTTGAAGAGCTCAAGGCGCGTAGGAACGACAAGTCGACTTCCGCAGTGGACGTCGACGAATTCGAGGCGGCCGAGGGCCTCGAACTGCCCGGAGCGGACCTCTCGAACGAAGAGCTGGCCGTCCGGGTGCTGCCCAAGCAGCAGGACGAGTTCACTTGCATGAGCTGCTTCCTGGTGCACCACCGCAGCCAACTGGCCCGCGAGAAGAACGGCCAGCCGATCTGCCGCGACTGCGACTGA
- a CDS encoding DUF3093 domain-containing protein — protein MQLSASPYDERLTAPRSWWFISFLVGVSFALILLPFGTLPLLGGLVGGTAAASVMASAYGSLRIRIVGDQLIAGEAKIPVTALGEAEILDPEEARAWRTYKADTRAFLLLRSYIPRALRVEVTDPDDPTPYLYLSTREPERLAEALKTARAAAV, from the coding sequence ATGCAGCTTTCCGCCTCCCCCTACGACGAGCGCCTCACCGCCCCCCGTTCGTGGTGGTTCATCTCGTTCCTGGTGGGCGTCTCCTTCGCCCTGATCCTGCTGCCCTTCGGCACCCTGCCGCTGCTCGGCGGCCTGGTCGGCGGCACCGCGGCAGCGTCCGTCATGGCCAGCGCCTACGGCTCGCTGCGCATCCGGATCGTGGGCGACCAACTGATCGCGGGCGAGGCGAAGATCCCGGTGACGGCCCTGGGCGAGGCGGAGATCCTGGACCCGGAGGAGGCCCGCGCCTGGCGCACCTACAAGGCCGACACCCGTGCCTTCCTGCTGCTGCGCTCCTACATCCCGCGGGCACTGCGCGTCGAGGTCACCGACCCGGACGACCCGACGCCGTACCTGTATCTGTCGACCCGCGAGCCGGAGCGGCTGGCGGAGGCCCTGAAGACTGCCCGCGCGGCAGCCGTCTAG
- a CDS encoding PaaI family thioesterase, whose protein sequence is MSGTSPALKPPSDAVKPVRHPDAPAPGELLGAHYEQCFGCGGDQPHGLHLEARAGEGVTITAEFTVRAAHQGAPGLAHGGVLASALDETLGSLNWLLRTIAVTGRLETDFVRPVPVDTVLYLEAEVTAVAGRKIYSTATGRIGAPDGPVAVRADALFIEVKVDHFIDNGRPQEIRAAMDDPDQVRRTRAFEVNP, encoded by the coding sequence GTGAGTGGTACTTCTCCAGCTCTTAAGCCTCCGTCCGACGCCGTGAAACCGGTGCGGCACCCTGACGCGCCCGCGCCGGGCGAGCTGCTCGGTGCGCACTACGAACAGTGTTTCGGATGTGGCGGCGACCAGCCGCACGGGCTGCACCTGGAGGCGCGGGCCGGTGAGGGCGTGACCATCACCGCCGAGTTCACCGTGCGGGCCGCCCACCAGGGCGCCCCCGGCCTCGCGCACGGCGGAGTGCTCGCCAGCGCGCTGGACGAGACCCTCGGCTCGCTGAACTGGCTGCTGCGGACGATCGCGGTGACCGGCCGGCTGGAGACCGACTTCGTGCGGCCGGTACCCGTGGACACCGTGCTGTACCTGGAGGCCGAGGTGACGGCCGTGGCCGGGCGGAAGATCTACTCGACCGCCACCGGACGCATCGGTGCTCCCGACGGGCCCGTCGCCGTGCGCGCCGACGCCCTCTTCATCGAGGTGAAGGTCGACCACTTCATCGACAACGGCCGCCCGCAGGAGATCCGGGCCGCCATGGACGACCCGGACCAGGTCCGGCGTACCCGTGCCTTCGAGGTGAACCCGTGA